A single window of Flavobacteriales bacterium DNA harbors:
- a CDS encoding T9SS type A sorting domain-containing protein produces the protein MKHMFFLSLLILSSVFSYGQDYPCYGGFSFWGGYTISFEDTVCGFQFSEESPTDTINIWQIGHPNKTVFTSAYLGSKAIVTDTALPYPINDTSSFVIMNGTGYGFEYGNTVVLAGKYYVNSDSLNDYGIIEFSPDNGTTWIDLINDTVYSQSPNSLYYWYSEKPVLTGNSFGWNEFWVNLAGFKNEFEIQLDDTVLYRFTFISDSIADTLDGLMFDDLHFEDWAEGIEEQKFQNLSSKAYPNPTSSSLTIEFDNTRNQLFQLNIFDALGRVIYSKSATDQRISVPTDGLNSGIYHYTLTNNELSRRASGRFVVRKE, from the coding sequence ATGAAACACATGTTTTTCCTTTCGCTCCTTATTCTTTCTTCCGTTTTCAGTTATGGACAGGATTATCCATGCTATGGAGGTTTTTCGTTTTGGGGTGGTTACACCATCAGTTTTGAGGACACCGTTTGTGGCTTTCAGTTTTCAGAGGAATCTCCAACAGACACCATCAACATTTGGCAAATTGGACATCCAAACAAAACGGTTTTCACTTCTGCATATTTAGGGTCAAAGGCTATTGTTACTGATACGGCATTACCCTATCCGATCAATGACACGTCTTCATTTGTAATTATGAACGGAACTGGTTATGGCTTCGAATACGGTAATACTGTAGTATTGGCCGGCAAGTATTATGTCAATTCGGACTCATTGAATGATTACGGAATAATTGAATTCTCACCTGATAACGGAACAACTTGGATAGACCTTATAAATGATACTGTTTATAGTCAAAGTCCAAATTCGTTATATTATTGGTATTCTGAAAAACCTGTATTAACAGGCAATTCATTTGGTTGGAATGAGTTCTGGGTGAACTTAGCTGGATTTAAAAATGAATTTGAAATACAGTTAGATGATACTGTACTCTATCGATTCACTTTTATCAGCGACTCCATTGCCGACACCTTGGACGGGCTGATGTTTGACGACCTACATTTTGAGGATTGGGCGGAAGGAATTGAAGAACAGAAATTTCAGAACCTGTCATCGAAAGCCTATCCTAATCCCACCAGTTCATCACTAACCATTGAGTTTGACAATACACGGAACCAACTGTTCCAACTGAACATTTTTGATGCACTTGGGCGCGTCATCTATTCCAAAAGTGCCACCGACCAACGCATCTCCGTTCCAACAGACGGTCTCAATAGCGGCATCTACCATTATACGCTCACCAATAACGAACTCAGCAGGCGCGCATCGGGCAGGTTTGTGGTGCGGAAGGAATAG
- a CDS encoding TIGR02757 family protein — MTELEIKQLLDEKYEEYCHPRFIGPDPISIPHLFEERNDIEVSALLAATIAWGQRPTIIRNAESAMQRMGNEPYRFVMEHSENDLKVLDGFVHRTFNAEDLKHFIRALRHIYSMYDSLEDIFLEGIASDDSNLKNAIHHFKQVFFSIPHAKRTQKHVADPMKGSSAKRLNMYLRWMVRLNDKGVDFGLWNRIPTSILSCPLDVHSGRNARQLGLLTRTQNDWQAVEELDAALRTFDPNDPVKYDYALFGLGIYS, encoded by the coding sequence ATGACCGAACTGGAGATCAAACAACTGCTGGATGAGAAGTATGAAGAATACTGCCATCCGCGTTTTATCGGCCCCGACCCGATCTCCATTCCGCATCTGTTTGAGGAAAGAAATGACATTGAAGTGAGCGCACTCCTTGCCGCCACCATTGCCTGGGGACAGCGGCCCACCATTATCCGCAATGCGGAAAGCGCAATGCAGCGCATGGGAAACGAGCCGTATCGGTTTGTGATGGAACATTCGGAGAACGACCTGAAGGTGCTGGACGGGTTCGTGCACCGCACCTTCAATGCCGAAGACCTCAAGCATTTCATCCGTGCCTTACGGCACATCTATTCCATGTACGATTCGTTGGAGGACATCTTTCTGGAAGGAATAGCGTCTGATGACTCGAACCTGAAGAACGCGATCCATCATTTCAAGCAGGTGTTCTTTTCCATTCCGCATGCGAAACGCACGCAGAAACATGTGGCCGACCCAATGAAAGGTTCCTCGGCCAAACGCCTCAATATGTACCTGCGATGGATGGTGCGCCTGAACGATAAAGGCGTGGATTTCGGTCTTTGGAACCGCATTCCCACTTCCATCCTTTCGTGTCCATTGGATGTACATTCGGGAAGAAATGCGCGGCAGTTGGGACTGCTAACGCGAACACAGAACGATTGGCAGGCCGTGGAGGAACTGGATGCTGCCCTCCGAACCTTCGACCCGAACGACCCCGTGAAATACGATTATGCACTTTTCGGGTTGGGAATTTATTCTTGA